The Coregonus clupeaformis isolate EN_2021a chromosome 8, ASM2061545v1, whole genome shotgun sequence genome has a segment encoding these proteins:
- the LOC121572796 gene encoding uncharacterized protein LOC121572796 — protein MDGDQDEITQGAAFVDKHRCELIMRINMVMPIADYLLDKGMIQEEAYNKIHKEKTSQDQMRDLYDCCRSGGAKVKAAFYKCLKKYQPHLVQELEEEYNVGKTSSSPTTAAPTNVTSTSQCNDETVALAPAALHVEEKTLSSIPAPTASVNSTNIGQDHGNKTTIETRPTTSLISSFNAPACASRAQMKTTEKIPTSITSMKRRPEIDIDQMLGGDLHKKHQDFMTNSNLSTLRGRGLSGSHTFLSTDPIDLNDRPEIGIDQMLGGDLHSNLSTLRGRGLSRSHNLLSTDPIDSLLNQTTRNRVMEHQSLMTSNIFHDTESHSMQSLCLPQSTPGSLPSLPKRISSFFRKGWGDFH, from the exons ATGGACGGTGATCAAGATGAAATCACCCAGG GTGCTGCGTTTGTGGATAAGCACAGGTGTGAACTCATTATGAGGATCAACATGGTAATGCCCATAGCAGATTACCTGCTTGACAAGGGCATGATACAAGAGGAGGCTTACaataaaatccacaaagaaaagaCCTCCCAGGATCAAATGAGAGATTTGTACGACTGTTGTCGCTCTGGAGGAGCAAAAGTAAAAGCAGCcttctacaagtgtctgaaaaAATATCAACCACACCTTGTCCAAGAGCTGG AGGAGGAATATAATGTTGGGAAAACCTCTTCCAGCCCGACTACAGCTGCTCCTACCAATGTCACATCCACAAGTCAGTGCAATGACGAAACCGTGGCTCTTGCCCCTGCAGCCCTGCATGTTGAGGAGAAAACACTTTCCTCCATTCCAGCTCCAACTGCCTCTGTCAACTCTACTAACATAG GACAGGACCATGGTAACAAAACAACCATTGAGACGAGACCAACTACATCTTTGATTTCCAGTTTTAATGCTCCTGCCTGTGCTTCCAGAGCACAGATGAAAACCACTGAAAAGATACCAACATCCATAACTTCAA TGAAACGCAGGCCAGAGATTGACATAGATCAGATGCTGGGGGGAGATCTACACAAGAAGCATCAGGATTTCATGACCAACAGCAATCTGTCCACACTAAGAGGgcgtggcctgtcaggaagtcatACTTTTCTCTCCACTGATCCCATTGACT TGAATGACAGACCAGAGATTGGCATAGATCAGATGCTGGGGGGAGATCTACACAGCAATCTATCCACACTAAGAGGGCGTGGCCTGTCAAGAAGTCATAATCTTCTCTCCACTGATCCAATCGACT CCCTCCTCAATCAAACAACACGAAATCGTGTAATGGAGCATCAGAGCTTGATGACCAGCAACATCTTCCATGACACTGAAAGTCATTCAATGCAATCACTGTGTTTACCTCAGTCTACTCCAGGAAGTCTGCCATCGTTACCCAAAAGGATATCATCATTTTTTAGGAAGGGTTGGGGGGATTTCCACTAA
- the LOC121572797 gene encoding uncharacterized protein LOC121572797 encodes MCFPAPSPSLSYSIFLCLVQEEYNVGKTSSSPTTAAPTNVTSTRQDRGNKTTIETRPTTSSISSFNAPACASRAQIKTTEKIPASITSMKRRPEIDIDQMLGGDLHKKHQDFMTNSNLSTLRGRGLSGSHTFLSTDPIDLNGRPEIGIDQVLGGDLHSNLSTLRGRGLSRSHNLLSTDPIDCKYNIQQLTFLVCSPLFYACVK; translated from the exons ATGTGTTTCCCTGCCCCATCGCCCTCGCTCTCCTATTCTATCTTTCTCTGTCTCGTACAGGAGGAATATAATGTTGGGAAAACCTCTTCCAGCCCGACTACAGCTGCTCCTACCAATGTCACATCCACAA GACAGGACCGTGGTAACAAAACAACCATTGAGACGAGACCAACTACATCTTCGATTTCCAGTTTTAATGCTCCTGCCTGTGCTTCCAGAGCACAGATTAAAACCACTGAAAAGATACCAGCATCCATAACTTCAA TGAAACGCAGGCCAGAGATTGACATAGATCAGATGCTGGGGGGAGATCTACACAAAAAGCATCAGGATTTCATGACCAACAGCAATCTGTCCACACTAAGAGGgcgtggcctgtcaggaagtcatACTTTTCTCTCCACTGATCCAATTGACT TGAATGGCAGGCCAGAGATTGGCATAGATCAGGTGCTGGGGGGAGATCTACACAGCAATCTATCCACACTAAGAGGGCGTGGCCTGTCAAGAAGTCATAATCTTCTCTCCACTGATCCAATTGACTGTAAGTACAACATTCAACAGTTAACCTTTTTAGTATGTTCTCCATTGTTTTATGcatgtgtcaaataa